The Saprospiraceae bacterium genome includes a window with the following:
- the rpmG gene encoding 50S ribosomal protein L33 — protein MAKKAKGNRIQIILECTEHKTSGMPGTSRYVTEKNRKNNPDRLEIKKFNPVLKKYTLHKEIK, from the coding sequence GGAAACAGAATTCAGATCATTCTGGAATGCACAGAGCACAAAACTAGTGGTATGCCTGGTACATCAAGGTATGTCACTGAAAAAAACAGAAAAAACAATCCTGACAGATTGGAAATCAAAAAATTTAATCCGGTATTAAAGAAATATACACTTCACAAAGAAATTAAATAA
- a CDS encoding DUF4295 family protein, producing the protein MAKVSKNARVAQRAANAGSGRDHVKVVKSIKDPVSGKYSYKESIIHKDKVKEFFEESK; encoded by the coding sequence ATGGCAAAAGTATCTAAAAACGCAAGAGTTGCTCAAAGGGCTGCCAATGCAGGCTCGGGTAGAGATCACGTGAAGGTGGTAAAATCTATCAAAGACCCTGTTTCCGGTAAGTATTCTTACAAAGAGTCCATCATACACAAGGACAAGGTTAAAGAGTTTTTTGAAGAAAGTAAATAA